The following are from one region of the Staphylococcus schleiferi genome:
- a CDS encoding efflux RND transporter periplasmic adaptor subunit, whose translation MKKRTLIALSIIGIIFLTGIAFLVKNFSHIGGGNDGEGYNTYTVKSEKPIRISGKVSPETIKTYLNNAQLGTFLSTQVEDGQSVSQGTPLINYDIDGAQRQKLNDQLLKAQQSGDQQAINTAWKQLNRYDGQVNNSINATFDGTISLINRQQVGEGEPILKLISKEPIIQTTVSEFDLDKIKVGDMVNIEVTSSGQKGKGKIKSIAQLPTSYDQDKGQQSEATAGSLDENAHGDAQTLTTNNPVDAHPSGQNDKETSKYKIIIGDLDFKVKTGFSVEANIPLDTLKIPKSVLTKDNHVYKVDKNNIAHRTKIKYDEKNGDFIVTQGIEKGEHLIQNPDSKIKDGEKVEVAK comes from the coding sequence TTGAAGAAGAGGACATTAATCGCATTGTCAATCATTGGCATTATCTTTTTGACAGGAATTGCTTTTCTCGTTAAAAACTTTAGTCATATCGGTGGAGGCAATGATGGCGAAGGATACAATACATATACAGTAAAAAGCGAAAAACCAATTCGTATTTCTGGGAAAGTCTCTCCAGAAACAATTAAAACATACTTAAACAATGCGCAACTCGGAACATTTCTAAGTACACAAGTTGAAGACGGTCAAAGTGTATCTCAAGGCACACCGCTGATTAACTATGATATTGATGGGGCACAACGTCAAAAATTGAATGATCAACTTTTAAAAGCACAACAAAGTGGTGATCAACAAGCGATTAATACGGCTTGGAAGCAACTTAATCGATATGACGGTCAAGTAAATAATAGTATCAATGCGACATTTGATGGCACAATTTCATTAATCAATCGACAACAAGTGGGTGAAGGCGAGCCTATCCTTAAACTGATTTCGAAAGAGCCAATTATTCAAACGACAGTTTCTGAATTTGATTTGGATAAAATTAAAGTTGGCGACATGGTTAATATTGAAGTCACAAGTTCTGGTCAAAAAGGTAAAGGTAAAATTAAAAGCATCGCACAACTTCCAACAAGTTATGATCAAGATAAAGGACAACAAAGTGAAGCGACAGCTGGAAGTCTAGATGAAAATGCACATGGAGATGCGCAAACATTAACGACTAATAATCCAGTCGATGCACATCCATCAGGTCAAAATGATAAAGAAACTTCAAAATATAAAATCATCATTGGGGACCTTGATTTTAAAGTTAAAACAGGATTCTCCGTTGAAGCAAATATTCCTTTAGATACGCTTAAAATACCTAAATCTGTTTTAACTAAAGATAACCATGTATATAAAGTGGATAAAAATAATATTGCACATCGTACAAAAATTAAGTATGACGAAAAAAATGGTGATTTCATTGTGACGCAAGGTATTGAAAAGGGTGAACATTTAATACAAAATCCAGACTCAAAAATTAAAGATGGGGAGAAAGTAGAGGTGGCCAAATGA
- a CDS encoding ABC transporter ATP-binding protein → MIELKKINRHFKNGNTHNHILKDIDLKINEGEFVAIMGPSGSGKSTLINILGFIDRGYEGEYLFDGENYQKRSDNELAAIRNRTVGFVFQNFKLIQNNTILENVSIPLLYAGLRASERNDRVIEMLHRVGLFEKENLVPNKLSGGQQQRVAIARAIVNQPKFIIADEPTGALDSKTSKDIMALFLQLNKEQGTTMIVVTHDPKVAEQADRVIHILDGRVQKEEVLKR, encoded by the coding sequence ATGATTGAGCTTAAAAAGATCAATCGTCACTTCAAAAATGGGAATACGCATAATCATATTTTAAAAGATATCGATTTAAAAATTAATGAAGGCGAATTTGTCGCTATCATGGGGCCTTCTGGTTCAGGTAAAAGTACCTTGATTAATATACTTGGTTTTATTGATCGCGGTTATGAAGGAGAATACTTATTTGATGGCGAAAATTATCAAAAACGTTCTGATAATGAGTTGGCTGCTATTCGAAATCGAACTGTTGGATTTGTCTTTCAAAATTTTAAGTTGATTCAAAACAATACGATACTAGAAAATGTTAGTATTCCGTTGCTTTACGCAGGTCTTCGTGCTTCTGAACGTAATGACCGTGTAATTGAGATGTTGCATCGAGTTGGTTTATTCGAGAAAGAAAACTTGGTGCCCAACAAGCTTTCAGGCGGACAACAACAACGTGTTGCGATTGCGAGAGCCATAGTAAATCAACCGAAGTTTATCATTGCTGACGAGCCAACGGGAGCGCTTGATTCAAAAACTTCAAAAGACATTATGGCATTGTTTTTACAACTCAATAAAGAACAAGGGACCACAATGATTGTGGTGACGCATGATCCTAAAGTAGCTGAACAAGCGGACCGTGTGATTCATATTCTCGATGGTCGTGTTCAAAAAGAAGAGGTGTTGAAACGATGA
- a CDS encoding ABC transporter permease codes for MTYFGNIIHVALKSIMKNKRRNIFTMIGIIIGIAAVITIMSLGNGFKKTANEQFSDAGAAKDTALVSFTPDDFEPIKDAPFTETEIDIARQVKGVQDASIKEDESSGLISEAKTVNKKTDIAVVKSESVSGVSDGKGFTKGDNALKQRVAVISSEVADTLFKGNVKGKTIYIDDMGFEVVGVKDKAQLSDAVQIPTKTVETYLPHLKSAFPQLVLKVGEDANKKEIATRVADQLNKKGAAIDQGQYVYSDTEELMKGIGKIFDSITYFVAAVAGISLFIAGIGVMNVMYISVTERTEEIAIRRAFGAKGRDIELQFLIESVILCLIGGIIGLIIGILIAELVDAVTPEYIQSAVSFGSIVLAVGVSTLIGIVFGWIPARAAAKKELIDIIK; via the coding sequence ATGACCTATTTCGGTAATATTATACACGTTGCATTGAAGTCAATTATGAAAAACAAGCGCCGTAATATTTTTACTATGATTGGGATTATTATAGGTATAGCTGCTGTTATTACCATTATGTCTTTAGGGAATGGTTTTAAAAAGACAGCAAACGAGCAGTTTAGTGATGCGGGGGCTGCAAAAGATACAGCATTAGTGAGCTTTACGCCTGACGACTTTGAACCGATTAAAGACGCTCCTTTTACTGAAACGGAAATTGATATTGCGCGCCAAGTGAAAGGTGTTCAAGATGCTAGTATTAAAGAAGATGAAAGCTCAGGTTTAATATCTGAAGCTAAAACGGTTAATAAGAAAACAGATATTGCAGTCGTTAAAAGTGAATCGGTGTCAGGTGTTTCTGATGGAAAAGGCTTTACAAAAGGTGATAATGCTTTAAAACAACGTGTTGCTGTCATCTCTTCAGAAGTAGCTGACACACTTTTTAAAGGTAACGTGAAAGGCAAAACCATTTATATAGATGATATGGGATTTGAAGTCGTAGGTGTGAAGGATAAAGCACAGCTCTCAGATGCTGTTCAAATCCCTACAAAGACAGTTGAAACTTATTTACCTCATCTAAAATCTGCGTTTCCGCAACTTGTGTTAAAAGTTGGAGAAGATGCGAATAAAAAAGAAATTGCAACACGCGTGGCTGATCAACTGAACAAAAAGGGTGCAGCTATTGATCAAGGTCAATATGTATACTCAGATACTGAAGAATTAATGAAAGGGATTGGCAAAATATTTGATTCAATCACTTACTTTGTTGCTGCTGTCGCAGGGATTTCACTATTTATAGCAGGTATTGGCGTGATGAATGTGATGTACATCTCTGTAACAGAACGGACAGAGGAGATTGCAATTCGACGTGCATTTGGTGCAAAAGGCCGTGATATAGAATTACAATTTTTAATTGAAAGTGTCATTCTATGTCTGATTGGCGGTATCATTGGTTTAATCATTGGAATATTGATTGCAGAGTTAGTCGATGCCGTTACACCGGAATATATACAAAGTGCAGTCAGCTTCGGTTCCATCGTACTTGCGGTAGGAGTATCCACATTAATTGGTATTGTGTTTGGTTGGATTCCTGCAAGAGCTGCAGCTAAAAAAGAATTAATTGATATTATCAAATAA
- the lip gene encoding YSIRK-targeted triacylglycerol lipase — MKQKHVYRIRKFKIGASSAVIASFFFIGLLQTPVSAESTYGGQEPSDASHQAHTQLEKQQQASDEESQKSLKDTETQSNNDVSQAQSERSTTEKYNAQTQTDENATAQNNQKEHASNHDTTAPAPLTHATQTENHVKTPQVSQQPLNSPVKAPTQKASNENTPSTTPSDEKQTESKQTVQPTSSATYAVKDEKTAAPQTLKSNEWTKPHVGQPVKTDLTSTKEQEKATTQTQSRQRQAEKLNEQPSQKAKQNYYKNQEPIVLVHGFNGFVDDKNPTVLSHYWGGEKLNIRQYLEENGYNTYEASVSAFGSNYDRAVELYYYIKGGRVDYGAAHAAKYGHARYGNTYEGIYKDWEPGKKIHLVGHSMGGQTIRVLEELLRNGSQEEIEYHKKHGGTISPLFEGGHDNMVASITTLGTPHNGTHAADSLGNEPIVRQFVFDFAAALAKNDARVDFGLNQWGLKRKPGETDKAYTERIKNNNKLWKTKDTGFYDLTREGASEINKHTSLNPNIVYKTYTGEATHATLSGKQKANRDLFLTFALTANVIGKAPEKDWRVNDGLVSVVSSQHPYNQAWTNATDQIQKGIWQVTPVLEGWDHVDFVGQDTNDTNHTQEQLQNFWLKLADDLVKTEEVVK; from the coding sequence ATGAAACAAAAACATGTCTACAGAATTCGTAAATTTAAAATCGGGGCATCATCAGCTGTTATTGCTTCTTTCTTTTTCATCGGGCTATTACAAACGCCTGTTTCAGCTGAATCTACATACGGGGGTCAAGAACCAAGTGACGCTTCTCATCAGGCACATACCCAATTAGAAAAACAACAGCAAGCTTCTGATGAAGAATCACAAAAATCTTTAAAAGATACAGAAACACAATCAAATAACGATGTATCTCAAGCACAAAGTGAACGAAGTACAACCGAGAAATATAACGCTCAAACGCAAACCGACGAAAACGCAACCGCTCAAAACAATCAAAAAGAACATGCATCTAACCATGACACGACAGCACCTGCACCATTGACGCATGCTACACAAACTGAAAATCATGTCAAAACACCTCAAGTGTCTCAACAACCTTTGAATTCTCCTGTCAAAGCACCTACTCAAAAAGCATCAAATGAAAATACACCTTCAACGACACCATCAGATGAAAAACAAACAGAAAGCAAGCAGACCGTTCAACCTACATCATCTGCAACTTACGCTGTAAAAGATGAGAAAACGGCCGCGCCTCAAACACTCAAATCAAATGAATGGACGAAACCCCATGTCGGACAGCCTGTCAAAACGGATTTAACTTCTACAAAAGAACAAGAGAAAGCGACAACTCAAACGCAAAGTCGTCAACGTCAAGCTGAAAAGTTAAATGAACAACCCAGTCAAAAAGCGAAACAAAACTATTATAAAAACCAAGAACCAATTGTTTTAGTTCATGGCTTTAACGGCTTTGTGGATGATAAAAATCCTACTGTCCTCTCACATTATTGGGGTGGAGAAAAGCTCAATATTCGTCAATATTTAGAAGAAAATGGCTACAACACTTATGAAGCAAGTGTCAGCGCATTTGGTAGTAACTATGACCGCGCTGTAGAACTGTATTACTACATAAAAGGTGGTCGTGTTGATTACGGTGCAGCGCATGCAGCAAAATATGGACATGCCCGTTACGGTAATACGTATGAAGGTATTTATAAAGATTGGGAACCTGGCAAAAAGATCCATCTTGTAGGTCATAGTATGGGTGGTCAAACGATTCGTGTGTTAGAAGAATTACTCCGTAACGGTAGTCAAGAAGAAATTGAATACCATAAAAAACATGGTGGCACAATCTCGCCTTTATTTGAAGGTGGACACGATAACATGGTCGCTTCAATTACGACTTTAGGTACGCCTCATAACGGAACACACGCAGCGGACTCACTCGGTAATGAGCCTATCGTAAGACAATTTGTATTTGATTTCGCAGCTGCATTAGCTAAAAATGATGCGCGTGTCGACTTTGGTCTTAACCAATGGGGACTTAAACGTAAACCTGGCGAAACAGATAAAGCCTATACTGAACGCATCAAAAATAATAATAAACTGTGGAAAACAAAAGATACTGGTTTTTATGATTTAACACGTGAAGGTGCAAGTGAAATCAATAAACATACTTCACTCAATCCAAATATAGTTTATAAAACTTATACAGGAGAAGCGACACACGCAACGCTATCAGGTAAACAAAAAGCAAATCGCGATCTATTTTTAACATTTGCTTTAACGGCTAACGTTATCGGTAAAGCTCCTGAAAAAGATTGGCGTGTCAATGATGGTCTTGTCTCTGTTGTTTCTTCTCAACATCCATATAACCAAGCATGGACAAACGCTACAGACCAAATCCAAAAAGGCATTTGGCAAGTGACACCAGTCCTTGAAGGTTGGGATCATGTCGACTTTGTCGGTCAAGATACGAACGATACGAATCATACACAAGAACAACTTCAAAATTTCTGGCTTAAACTTGCAGATGATTTAGTTAAAACAGAAGAAGTTGTAAAATAA
- a CDS encoding cation diffusion facilitator family transporter: MSRGNYSHHVEHRKKQTHSKMTLWLSLIITLFFTVVEFSGGIISNSLALLSDSFHMLSDVFALALSMLAVYFASRKPTARYTFGYLRFEILAAFLNGLALAVISAWIFYEAIVRIIFPKPVESGLMLVIATIGLIVNIVLTIILVRSLKSENNINIQSALWHFMGDLLNSIGVIVAVVLIYFTGIQLIDPILSMVIALVILRGGYKIMHNAWLILMESVPEHLDTDEIMETMKSVNQVLDVHEFHLWSITTEHYSLSAHVVLDSRSSVDAYQTINKLETLLKEKYGLAHTTLQIEHLVINHLDEAYFEEVKNE, translated from the coding sequence ATGTCAAGAGGAAACTATTCTCATCACGTGGAGCATAGAAAAAAACAGACGCATTCCAAAATGACTTTGTGGTTGTCACTCATTATTACGCTCTTTTTTACAGTTGTTGAATTTTCTGGAGGGATTATTTCCAACTCGCTAGCGTTATTATCAGATTCGTTCCATATGTTAAGCGATGTCTTTGCACTTGCTTTATCGATGCTTGCTGTCTATTTTGCGAGTCGAAAACCTACTGCACGATATACATTTGGGTATTTGCGTTTCGAAATTCTCGCTGCTTTTTTAAATGGTTTGGCATTGGCAGTGATTTCGGCATGGATTTTTTATGAAGCGATTGTCCGTATTATTTTTCCAAAGCCTGTAGAAAGTGGTTTAATGCTTGTCATTGCTACAATTGGCTTAATTGTAAATATAGTACTAACCATCATTTTAGTGCGGTCATTGAAGAGCGAAAATAATATTAATATCCAAAGTGCGCTGTGGCATTTTATGGGAGACTTGTTAAATTCAATCGGTGTCATTGTTGCAGTTGTATTAATCTACTTTACAGGTATTCAGTTAATTGACCCCATTTTGAGTATGGTGATTGCGTTGGTGATTTTGCGTGGCGGGTATAAAATCATGCATAATGCCTGGTTGATTTTAATGGAATCTGTACCAGAACATTTAGATACCGATGAAATTATGGAAACGATGAAATCTGTTAATCAAGTGTTAGACGTCCATGAGTTCCATTTATGGTCAATTACGACAGAGCATTATTCACTCAGTGCTCACGTCGTTTTGGATAGTCGAAGTAGTGTGGATGCGTATCAAACAATTAATAAGCTTGAAACATTGTTGAAAGAAAAATATGGTTTGGCACATACGACACTGCAAATTGAACATTTAGTGATCAATCATTTAGATGAAGCTTACTTTGAAGAAGTGAAAAATGAATAG
- the yut gene encoding urea transporter, with protein sequence MPTWIHTFFKNISQVVLLENTWTGLIILIALWIGNWKIGFAAMVGSLLSLLTARFFNYTESEIQAGLAGFNPVLIAIDLTLFLVWSWQNVMIILICILLAMPIAQAIKNFLKPLHLPELTTPFVVLTWLVLLMSQQFKFIQTNVAVLPLTSHIHIDLNTPFHPVFAFFNNVSQIFLIEHVLSGLLIVIACWIASRRAGLYLLIANLLGLLLEFFMGADIGSLNEGLFGFNLMLTVIAVGVTFRSKSHFHPILVFLLAVIMTPMMYAATATFFEPIGLPALTFPFILVTWTLLLAGQTPPPNRIKTSS encoded by the coding sequence ATGCCAACATGGATACATACTTTTTTCAAAAACATCTCCCAAGTCGTGCTCTTAGAAAATACTTGGACAGGTCTCATTATTTTAATTGCGTTATGGATTGGCAATTGGAAAATTGGATTCGCCGCAATGGTCGGTAGCTTGCTCAGTTTATTAACCGCCCGTTTTTTTAATTATACCGAATCGGAAATCCAAGCAGGCCTGGCTGGTTTTAATCCTGTATTAATTGCTATTGATTTAACACTTTTTTTAGTATGGTCTTGGCAAAACGTGATGATTATTTTAATTTGTATTTTACTTGCAATGCCAATTGCTCAAGCAATTAAAAACTTCTTAAAGCCTTTACATTTGCCAGAGCTGACAACGCCATTTGTCGTTCTAACATGGCTCGTTTTATTAATGTCTCAACAGTTTAAGTTTATCCAAACGAATGTAGCGGTCTTACCATTAACCTCTCACATTCACATTGATTTAAATACACCTTTCCATCCAGTGTTTGCTTTTTTTAACAATGTCAGTCAAATTTTCCTTATTGAACATGTGTTAAGTGGGCTTTTAATTGTCATTGCTTGTTGGATTGCTTCTCGACGTGCTGGTCTCTATCTCCTCATAGCGAATTTATTAGGTTTACTTCTTGAGTTCTTTATGGGCGCAGATATCGGTAGTCTTAATGAAGGTCTGTTTGGCTTCAACTTAATGCTAACCGTCATTGCAGTTGGTGTTACATTCCGTTCAAAAAGCCATTTTCATCCCATACTTGTCTTTTTATTGGCAGTTATAATGACACCGATGATGTATGCAGCCACTGCAACATTCTTTGAACCTATCGGACTTCCTGCGTTAACATTCCCATTTATTTTAGTGACGTGGACACTGTTACTTGCTGGTCAAACACCTCCTCCAAATCGAATTAAAACCTCCTCATAA
- a CDS encoding urease subunit gamma yields the protein MMIVVAADLARRRKERGLKLNHPEAVALISYEILEGARDGKSVAELMSYGREILTKDDVMEGVDAMVTDIEIEATFPDGTKLVTIHHPIV from the coding sequence TTGATGATTGTCGTCGCAGCAGATTTAGCGCGTAGACGAAAAGAACGAGGGCTAAAATTAAATCATCCTGAAGCAGTTGCCTTAATTAGTTATGAAATCTTAGAAGGGGCGAGAGATGGCAAGTCTGTCGCCGAATTAATGAGTTATGGAAGAGAAATTTTAACAAAAGATGATGTCATGGAGGGTGTTGATGCAATGGTGACTGACATTGAAATAGAAGCCACATTTCCTGATGGCACAAAGTTGGTAACCATTCATCATCCCATTGTATAG
- the ureB gene encoding urease subunit beta translates to MKPGEIIVKKSEITINKGRETTKLNVKNTGDRPIQVGSHFHFYEVNPALAFDRDDAYGKHLDIPAGAAVRFEPGDEKTIYLVRYAGRQHIYGFHGLVDGPIDRSKVTPPNVEEGSEDK, encoded by the coding sequence ATGAAACCTGGTGAAATCATTGTTAAAAAGTCAGAAATTACAATCAATAAAGGCAGAGAAACGACAAAACTCAATGTAAAAAATACGGGTGATCGTCCTATTCAAGTCGGTTCACATTTTCACTTTTATGAAGTGAACCCCGCACTCGCGTTTGATCGTGACGATGCTTACGGAAAACATTTAGATATTCCTGCAGGGGCTGCTGTGCGTTTTGAACCTGGAGATGAAAAGACAATTTACCTTGTACGTTACGCTGGACGTCAACATATTTATGGTTTTCATGGTCTTGTCGATGGCCCGATTGATAGATCAAAGGTGACACCACCAAATGTCGAAGAGGGAAGTGAAGACAAATGA
- the ureC gene encoding urease subunit alpha — MSFKMTDAQYTSLYGPTVGDSIRLADTDLFAKVEKDYANYGDEVTFGGGKSIRDGMGQNPNATRAHPQVADLVISNAVVIDYNKVIKCDIGVKDGRIMKLGKAGNPDIMDDVDIIISASTDVIAAEGRIVTTGGIDTHVHFISPEQAEVALESGITTHIGGGTGTSEGTNATTVSPGAWYIHRMLQAAEGLPLNIGFTGKGQAVNHEALEEQIRAGVIGLKVHEDWGATPSALRHALEVADEYDIQIALHADTLNEAGFMENTMKAIGDKVLHMYHTEGAGGGHAPDLIKSASYPNILPSSTNPTLPYTHNTIDEHLDMVMITHHLNASIPEDVAFADSRIRKETIAAEDVLQDMGVFSMVSSDSQAMGRVGEVIIRTWQVAHRMKQQRGPLEGDGEHNDNRRIQRYIAKYTINPAITHGISDYVGSVDEGKLADLVIWDPRFFGVKPEMVIKGGMIHVAANGDANGSIPTAEPVKYRRMYGQYGSNIQNTAITFVSQAAYHDDIRSQLDLKRQVKPVHNIRNLSKKDMINNNAMPRIDVDPQTYEVFVDGNKITSEAATELPLAQRYFLF, encoded by the coding sequence ATGAGTTTTAAAATGACAGATGCGCAATATACCAGTTTATATGGGCCGACAGTAGGAGATTCGATTCGTCTTGCAGATACAGATTTATTTGCGAAAGTAGAAAAAGATTATGCCAATTATGGTGATGAAGTCACTTTTGGTGGTGGCAAGTCCATTCGTGATGGTATGGGTCAAAATCCAAATGCTACAAGAGCACATCCACAAGTTGCAGATCTTGTCATTTCCAATGCGGTGGTCATTGATTATAACAAAGTGATTAAATGTGATATTGGTGTGAAAGATGGTCGTATTATGAAGTTAGGTAAAGCGGGTAATCCAGACATTATGGATGACGTTGATATCATTATTAGCGCTTCAACAGATGTCATCGCAGCAGAAGGTCGCATTGTAACTACAGGCGGAATTGATACGCATGTGCACTTTATTAGCCCTGAACAAGCAGAGGTTGCATTAGAAAGTGGCATTACGACGCACATTGGTGGTGGTACAGGAACTTCAGAAGGCACCAATGCTACAACAGTTTCACCAGGTGCTTGGTATATCCATCGAATGCTTCAAGCAGCAGAAGGTTTACCACTGAATATCGGTTTTACTGGGAAAGGCCAAGCGGTAAACCATGAAGCACTAGAAGAACAAATACGTGCTGGGGTCATTGGCTTGAAAGTTCATGAAGACTGGGGTGCCACACCGTCTGCATTGCGACATGCATTAGAAGTTGCAGACGAATATGATATTCAAATTGCGTTACATGCCGATACACTAAATGAAGCAGGATTCATGGAAAATACGATGAAAGCTATCGGTGATAAAGTCCTCCACATGTATCATACTGAAGGTGCGGGAGGCGGACATGCGCCTGATTTGATAAAGTCAGCATCTTATCCGAATATTTTGCCGTCTTCTACAAATCCAACCTTACCGTACACACATAATACGATTGATGAGCACTTGGACATGGTAATGATTACACATCATCTCAATGCTTCAATTCCTGAAGATGTGGCTTTTGCTGACTCTCGAATTCGTAAAGAAACCATTGCTGCAGAAGATGTCTTACAGGATATGGGCGTTTTTAGTATGGTGAGTTCCGACTCCCAAGCAATGGGCCGTGTGGGCGAGGTCATCATACGCACATGGCAAGTGGCGCACAGAATGAAGCAGCAAAGAGGCCCGCTTGAAGGCGATGGAGAACACAATGATAACCGCCGAATCCAACGTTATATTGCCAAATATACGATAAATCCTGCGATAACACATGGGATTTCTGATTATGTGGGTTCAGTAGATGAAGGAAAGCTTGCTGATTTAGTGATATGGGATCCGCGTTTCTTCGGCGTCAAACCAGAAATGGTCATTAAAGGCGGCATGATTCATGTCGCCGCAAATGGAGATGCGAATGGATCCATTCCAACAGCTGAACCGGTAAAATATCGTCGTATGTATGGTCAATATGGCAGTAATATACAAAATACAGCAATCACCTTTGTTTCTCAAGCGGCATATCACGATGATATTCGCAGTCAGCTCGATTTAAAACGACAGGTCAAACCTGTACATAACATACGAAATCTTTCTAAAAAAGATATGATTAATAATAACGCGATGCCACGAATTGATGTCGATCCACAAACGTACGAAGTCTTTGTAGATGGCAATAAAATTACAAGTGAAGCGGCCACAGAACTTCCGTTGGCACAACGTTACTTTTTATTTTAA
- a CDS encoding ribitol-5-phosphate dehydrogenase, whose amino-acid sequence MINQVYQLVAPRQFEVTYNNENIKSDKVVVRPLYLSICAADQRYYTGSRNEKVLKKKLPMSLIHEGVGEVVYDSKGIYKIGTKVIMVPNTPIEKDEVIAENYLPSSKFRSSGFDGFMQDYIFMDHDRVVEIDKSIEDLSTIAYSELVSVSWHAIQRFSRKSHAYKSSFGIWGDGNLGYITAVLLHKLYPEAKLYVFGKTDYKLSHFSFVDQVYHIDEIPSDLTFDHAFECVGGKGSQSAVEQIIDLISPEGTISLLGVSEYSIEVNTRLVLEKGLTMFGSSRSGAQDFKDIAELYKNNPDVVEKLSLLKGNEFDVKTINDVVDAFEKDLATSWGKTVIKWTL is encoded by the coding sequence ATGATTAACCAAGTATACCAACTTGTAGCGCCTAGACAATTTGAAGTGACATATAATAATGAAAACATTAAAAGTGACAAAGTAGTTGTACGTCCTTTATATTTATCTATTTGTGCAGCTGATCAAAGATATTACACAGGAAGCAGAAATGAAAAGGTATTAAAGAAGAAACTTCCAATGTCTTTGATACATGAAGGTGTAGGTGAAGTCGTATACGACAGTAAAGGCATCTATAAAATTGGAACTAAAGTCATCATGGTTCCTAATACGCCGATTGAAAAAGATGAAGTAATTGCTGAAAACTATTTACCTAGTAGTAAATTTAGATCGAGTGGTTTTGATGGTTTCATGCAAGATTATATATTTATGGATCATGACCGAGTCGTGGAAATTGATAAAAGTATTGAGGATTTAAGTACAATTGCTTACTCAGAACTCGTCAGTGTAAGTTGGCACGCAATACAGAGATTTTCACGAAAATCACATGCTTACAAAAGTAGTTTTGGTATATGGGGCGATGGCAACTTAGGTTATATAACAGCTGTTTTACTTCACAAGCTCTATCCCGAAGCTAAGTTATACGTTTTCGGTAAGACTGATTATAAGTTAAGTCATTTTTCATTCGTTGACCAAGTGTACCATATAGATGAAATACCAAGTGATTTAACATTTGATCATGCTTTTGAGTGTGTAGGTGGCAAAGGGAGTCAATCTGCAGTTGAGCAAATCATTGATTTAATTTCTCCAGAGGGCACAATCAGTTTATTAGGTGTTAGTGAGTATTCCATAGAAGTAAATACGCGACTAGTGCTAGAGAAAGGTTTAACAATGTTCGGAAGCAGTAGAAGCGGTGCACAAGATTTTAAAGATATTGCGGAATTATATAAAAATAATCCAGATGTAGTTGAAAAGTTATCTTTATTAAAAGGTAATGAATTTGATGTGAAGACCATTAATGATGTCGTGGATGCATTCGAAAAAGACTTAGCGACTTCATGGGGCAAGACAGTAATTAAGTGGACGTTGTAA